A window of Candidatus Gorgyraea atricola contains these coding sequences:
- a CDS encoding helix-turn-helix transcriptional regulator — MLSKRLKELRKEKGWSQQKLAEKTGLSFNAITKIEQGLAKHPTLKTLVKIADVFRISLDELVGRKR, encoded by the coding sequence ATGTTATCTAAAAGATTAAAGGAACTACGCAAAGAGAAGGGCTGGTCTCAGCAGAAGCTAGCAGAAAAGACAGGGCTATCGTTTAATGCCATTACTAAGATTGAGCAGGGCTTAGCAAAACACCCTACACTGAAGACATTAGTGAAAATTGCTGATGTTTTTAGGATTAGTTTAGATGAGTTAGTGGGAAGAAAGCGGTAG